TGCACTTTCTAAACGAAAAGTGTACCAAAAATAAGAATCGGCTAAACGAAAAGCGTACCACCCTATCACACAAATCCTGTATAATGAATTTGGCTAAAAAAATTGTACAGGAGGAAAAGAAAGGTGATAGAGATGGTACAATACAATTATATAAGATTTTTGTATTTTAACAAACACAAAAGTCAAAGAGAGATAGCAAAAGAAATGGGGATACACCGAGCAACGGTCAAAAGAGCTATCAAGAACCCAGAACAGAAGTATCATATGAACGTTGAGAGAGATAAACCTGTAAATGGTGATTTTGAAAAACGTATCAAACATTTGTTGGAATACAATTCAAACCAACCCAAGAATCAAAAGTTAACCAAAAGGCGTATATACGAACTCATCTGTGAAGAAGGATACAAAGGAAGTTATTCCTCCTTCACCTATCAAGCAAGGAAGATAGAAGAGAAACTTGGTATCAATCAAAAAGAAGGTTTTTTAAAATTAGTGCCACTAAGAGGTAGTATGCAGGCAGACTTTGGTGAAGTTTACGTGATGCAAGATAAGATGCCAAGAAAGATACACGTATTCTGTGCAAAGTTATGCTACAGCAAGGTGGAGTTTGTTAAAGCTTATCCAGGAGAGTCTACAGAGTTTTTCTTTGATGGATTAACATCGGCGTTTGATTTTTTTGGTGGAGTTCCAAAAAAGATAATCTTTGACAATTTAAAACCTGCGGTGAAGGAAGTACTAACAGGAAGAGAAAGGATACTACAAGAAGAGTTTGTCAAATTCCAGTCCTTCTACTGTTTTGAATCTGAGTTCTGTGGTCCAGCTAAAGGCAATGAAAAAGGGATGGTAGAAAATCTTGTTAAATACGTTGAAAACAACTACTTCTTACCGAGAGTTGAGTTCAAAAGTTTCGACATACTCAATTTGGAATTAGAGGAAAAATGTCATCGAAGGTTCAAAAAAGGAAGGTATGAAGGAGAAAGCTGGGAAAAGAGAATCCTTGATGAAGATTTTCTTCCTCTCAAAGAAAGATACGTATTTGCAAGGATAAAAGAAGCAAAGGTAGACACATATCAACTGATTCATTTGGAAAAGAACAGATACTCTGTACCGACAAATTACATTGGTAAAAAGGTTGAAGTTCACATCTACCCATTCAAGGTAAAGGTAATCTACAAAGGAGAGGTTATAGCAGAGCATGAAAGGATGTTTGGGAAAAACAAAGAGAGTTTAAACCCATACCATTTTCTACCTTTACTAAGAAAAAAGGCAAGGGCATACGAACAAGCTAAGGTCATTCAAGATTGGGGATTACCTCAGATATATGAAAAGTACCATAAGATGCTGCAAGCTCATCTTAGCTCTGATTCAAAAGGAACAAGAGAGTTCATAGACATACTAAAATTAACCCAACAATACACCGTTGAAGTTGTAGCAAAGATACTAAAGGAATTGGACGAAAAGAACCGTTACAGTTACCAAGAAGTGTTAAGTGTACTAAGGTATCAAACACAACACAAACCCAAAACGGAACTCCTATCGGAAGAAAAGCTAAAATCCCTTGATTTAGACAAACACACTACCACTTACATGCCTTTAAGTACTTACAATGAACTACTTCGAAAAGTGGGGTGTGAAAATGAAAGATGAACTAAGAGAACAGCTGAAATATTGTCGGCTATCCGGTATATTAGAACGGTATGACGATACACTAAAAGAGGCAAAAAGAAACGATTGGGACAACGAAAGATTTTTTGAAACGTTGATTCAATGTGAAGTCATATCAAGGGGAAACAATAGATTTCAAAGGTTATTACACCAAGCAAAGTTCCCTAATCTAAAAACGATAGAC
The DNA window shown above is from Petrotoga sibirica DSM 13575 and carries:
- a CDS encoding ATP-binding protein, with product MKDELREQLKYCRLSGILERYDDTLKEAKRNDWDNERFFETLIQCEVISRGNNRFQRLLHQAKFPNLKTID
- the istA gene encoding IS21 family transposase, encoding MVQYNYIRFLYFNKHKSQREIAKEMGIHRATVKRAIKNPEQKYHMNVERDKPVNGDFEKRIKHLLEYNSNQPKNQKLTKRRIYELICEEGYKGSYSSFTYQARKIEEKLGINQKEGFLKLVPLRGSMQADFGEVYVMQDKMPRKIHVFCAKLCYSKVEFVKAYPGESTEFFFDGLTSAFDFFGGVPKKIIFDNLKPAVKEVLTGRERILQEEFVKFQSFYCFESEFCGPAKGNEKGMVENLVKYVENNYFLPRVEFKSFDILNLELEEKCHRRFKKGRYEGESWEKRILDEDFLPLKERYVFARIKEAKVDTYQLIHLEKNRYSVPTNYIGKKVEVHIYPFKVKVIYKGEVIAEHERMFGKNKESLNPYHFLPLLRKKARAYEQAKVIQDWGLPQIYEKYHKMLQAHLSSDSKGTREFIDILKLTQQYTVEVVAKILKELDEKNRYSYQEVLSVLRYQTQHKPKTELLSEEKLKSLDLDKHTTTYMPLSTYNELLRKVGCENER